The Pseudoalteromonas translucida KMM 520 genome has a window encoding:
- the pssA gene encoding CDP-diacylglycerol--serine O-phosphatidyltransferase, with product MLFWQEKPAFGLTSKDLNVLTNAQEYRTQLLRLIANAKKRIYITTLYLQDDEAGREVLEALHQVSLANPALEIKVLVDFHRAQRGLIGAEKSEGNASLYCDYLEKFQSNVQVYGVPVKAKELFGVLHLKGFVIDDTLLYSGASINNVYLEYNDRYRLDRYFLVTQNALCDAVIDFIETTLLSSNAVPRIDSRPLPKLNDFRLDQKQLMRDLKTARYNSAELHNTQPLGIRLFLGLGRRNNELNRLIKTMFDATEQELVLYTPYFNFPAPLMRSLRRLLKQGKQVTIVVGDKTANDFYVPPSEPFSKIGALPYLYETILYKFVKTQKRHIDNGNLNVYLWKHDSNSFHLKGICSDRKVHLLSGHNLNPRAWGLDVENGILIEDPQQTIMQDIDNEKQEILQHCRRLTGPDDLETMDDYPQAVKKLLGQAKRVKVDFIIKRFI from the coding sequence ATGTTATTTTGGCAGGAAAAACCCGCATTTGGGTTGACTTCAAAAGACCTTAACGTCTTAACCAATGCGCAAGAGTACCGTACGCAATTGCTACGTTTAATTGCCAACGCAAAAAAACGAATTTATATAACCACGCTTTATTTACAAGATGATGAAGCAGGACGTGAAGTTTTAGAGGCACTGCACCAGGTGTCATTAGCCAACCCTGCACTTGAAATAAAAGTGCTGGTAGATTTTCATCGCGCGCAACGTGGCCTTATTGGCGCCGAAAAATCTGAGGGGAATGCCAGTTTATATTGTGATTACCTCGAAAAGTTTCAATCGAACGTGCAGGTATATGGCGTACCCGTAAAAGCGAAAGAGTTATTTGGCGTATTGCATTTAAAAGGTTTTGTAATTGACGACACCTTGCTTTATAGCGGCGCGAGCATAAATAATGTGTATTTAGAGTATAACGACCGTTACCGCCTCGATCGTTACTTTTTAGTTACGCAAAACGCGCTGTGCGATGCTGTAATAGACTTTATTGAAACAACATTACTTAGCTCAAATGCAGTGCCGCGTATTGATAGCCGCCCGTTGCCAAAGCTTAATGATTTTAGATTAGATCAAAAGCAATTAATGCGTGATTTAAAAACAGCAAGGTATAACAGCGCCGAGCTGCATAATACTCAGCCCTTAGGTATTCGTTTGTTTTTAGGATTAGGGCGACGCAATAACGAACTTAATCGTTTAATTAAAACTATGTTTGACGCCACCGAGCAAGAGCTGGTGTTGTATACGCCTTACTTTAATTTTCCGGCGCCATTAATGCGCTCATTACGCCGGCTATTAAAACAAGGTAAGCAAGTTACTATTGTAGTGGGCGATAAAACCGCTAACGACTTTTATGTACCGCCTAGCGAGCCATTTAGTAAAATAGGCGCGTTGCCGTATTTATACGAAACTATTTTGTATAAATTTGTTAAAACACAAAAACGCCACATTGATAACGGTAATTTAAACGTTTATTTATGGAAGCACGACAGTAATTCGTTTCATTTAAAAGGCATTTGCTCAGACAGAAAAGTACATTTACTCAGCGGTCATAACCTTAACCCACGGGCGTGGGGACTAGATGTTGAAAATGGTATTTTAATTGAAGATCCACAGCAAACAATAATGCAAGATATTGACAACGAAAAGCAAGAAATCCTACAACACTGTCGCCGTTTAACTGGCCCAGATGATTTAGAAACCATGGACGATTATCCGCAAGCGGTTAAAAAGTTACTTGGCCAAGCAAAGCGTGTAAAAGTAGATTTTATAATTAAACGCTTTATATAA
- the trxB gene encoding thioredoxin-disulfide reductase has product MTEAKHCKLLILGSGPAGYTAAVYAARANLNPVLITGMQQGGQLTTTTEVENWPGDAHGLTGPALMDRMKEHAERFETEIIFDHINKVDVSKRPFTLTGDQGTYTCDALIIATGASAKYLGLESETNFQGRGVSACATCDGFFYKGQKVAVVGGGNTAVEEALYLSNIADEVHVIHRRDSFRSEKILADRLAEKAANGNVVMHYNRTLDEVLGDQMGVTGVRIKDANSDATEELDLAGVFIAIGHKPNTDMFVGQLEMKDGYIIVESGLNGNATQTSVPGVFAAGDVSDHIYRQAITSAGTGCMAALDAERFLDNL; this is encoded by the coding sequence ATGACTGAAGCAAAACATTGTAAGTTACTTATTTTAGGCTCAGGCCCCGCTGGTTACACTGCCGCAGTTTACGCAGCCCGCGCAAATTTAAACCCGGTATTAATTACTGGTATGCAACAAGGTGGCCAATTAACAACCACTACCGAAGTAGAAAACTGGCCTGGCGATGCGCATGGCTTAACTGGTCCTGCGTTAATGGATCGTATGAAAGAGCATGCTGAGCGCTTTGAAACTGAAATTATATTTGATCACATAAATAAAGTAGACGTGTCTAAACGCCCTTTCACTTTAACTGGCGACCAAGGCACTTACACCTGTGACGCACTAATTATTGCAACAGGCGCGTCTGCTAAGTACTTAGGCTTAGAGTCAGAAACAAATTTTCAAGGCCGTGGCGTATCTGCGTGTGCGACCTGTGATGGTTTTTTCTATAAAGGACAAAAAGTAGCGGTTGTTGGCGGCGGTAACACAGCTGTTGAAGAAGCGCTTTACTTATCTAACATTGCCGATGAAGTGCATGTAATTCACCGTCGTGATAGTTTCCGTAGTGAAAAAATATTAGCCGATCGCCTAGCTGAAAAAGCAGCAAACGGTAATGTAGTAATGCACTACAACCGCACGCTTGACGAAGTATTAGGTGACCAAATGGGCGTTACCGGTGTGCGTATTAAAGATGCAAACTCTGATGCAACCGAAGAATTAGACCTAGCGGGCGTATTTATTGCTATTGGCCATAAGCCAAATACCGATATGTTTGTTGGCCAACTAGAAATGAAAGACGGCTATATAATTGTTGAGTCGGGCCTTAATGGCAACGCTACACAAACTAGCGTACCAGGCGTATTTGCTGCTGGTGATGTGTCGGATCATATTTACCGCCAAGCAATTACTTCAGCCGGAACAGGTTGTATGGCAGCATTAGATGCTGAGCGCTTTTTAGATAATCTATAA
- the aat gene encoding leucyl/phenylalanyl-tRNA--protein transferase gives MKKQLYQLSNTDIAFPPIECALDSPDGLLAIGGDLSLARLSNAYNNGIFPWFSEDEPIMWWSPSERGIVELDNFHISKSLRKHLKKHPVTVTINNAFIEVIEACCEQRIDTDGTWITSDMLTAYINAHNAGIAHSVEVWREGELAGGLYGIMQNGVFCGESMFHHQTNCSKLAMWALVNWLKRHNAHFIDCQLENPYLMSLGATVIPRPAFLAKLHAAQNYKVDPAMWIPQELNAIYE, from the coding sequence ATGAAAAAACAGCTGTACCAGCTAAGTAATACCGATATAGCATTTCCTCCTATAGAGTGCGCACTCGACTCCCCCGACGGTTTACTCGCTATTGGTGGCGATTTAAGTTTAGCACGGCTTAGTAACGCTTATAATAATGGTATATTTCCGTGGTTTAGCGAAGACGAGCCAATAATGTGGTGGTCGCCCAGCGAGCGCGGCATTGTAGAGCTCGATAATTTTCATATTAGTAAAAGCCTGCGCAAGCATTTAAAAAAGCACCCGGTCACCGTTACTATTAATAATGCCTTTATTGAAGTAATTGAAGCATGCTGCGAGCAACGCATTGATACCGATGGTACGTGGATCACCTCTGACATGCTCACTGCGTACATTAACGCCCACAACGCAGGCATTGCCCATAGTGTAGAAGTGTGGCGCGAGGGAGAGCTTGCAGGTGGCTTATATGGCATTATGCAAAACGGTGTGTTTTGTGGCGAGTCAATGTTTCATCATCAAACAAACTGCTCTAAGCTGGCTATGTGGGCGTTAGTTAATTGGCTTAAGCGCCATAACGCGCATTTTATTGATTGTCAGCTCGAAAACCCCTATTTAATGTCGTTAGGAGCAACAGTGATCCCACGCCCTGCATTTTTAGCTAAACTACACGCAGCGCAAAATTATAAAGTAGACCCTGCTATGTGGATACCACAGGAGCTTAACGCTATTTATGAATGA
- a CDS encoding arginyltransferase gives MNEHIPARAGLSQEFACSYLPNRQEQLLVILDPSCYSSDKFESLLALGFRRSGNQIYRPHCPTCSACSSVRVLVQEFIETKSHKRKLNKAKTRFEVKYSNQERPQYYALYSKYISLRHQDGSMYPPDKTQFQSFLLCSWLNITFIELWDQDNLVAVAVTDCMDKAISAIYTFFDPDYEQYSLGTVMILQQLIFAKAQNKHYVYLGYQIDECPKMNYKTQFLPAQKQVKDQWLTI, from the coding sequence ATGAATGAACATATTCCTGCACGCGCTGGTTTAAGCCAAGAGTTTGCTTGTAGTTATTTACCCAACCGCCAAGAGCAGTTATTGGTCATTCTTGATCCAAGTTGCTACAGCAGCGATAAGTTTGAGTCTTTGCTGGCGTTAGGTTTTCGTCGCAGCGGTAACCAAATTTACCGCCCACACTGTCCAACTTGCAGCGCATGTAGCTCTGTACGTGTATTAGTACAAGAGTTTATTGAGACAAAATCGCACAAACGTAAACTAAACAAAGCAAAAACACGCTTTGAGGTTAAATATTCTAATCAAGAGCGCCCGCAATACTACGCGCTGTACAGTAAATATATTAGTTTGCGCCATCAAGACGGTAGTATGTATCCTCCTGATAAAACACAGTTTCAGAGTTTTTTATTATGCAGTTGGTTAAACATCACTTTTATAGAGCTTTGGGATCAAGATAATTTAGTTGCAGTTGCTGTAACTGATTGTATGGACAAGGCTATTTCAGCTATTTATACTTTTTTTGACCCCGACTATGAGCAGTATAGTTTGGGCACTGTGATGATTTTACAGCAGCTAATATTTGCTAAAGCGCAAAATAAGCACTATGTGTACTTGGGCTACCAAATAGACGAATGCCCTAAAATGAACTACAAAACGCAATTTTTACCGGCGCAAAAACAAGTCAAAGACCAGTGGTTGACTATTTAA
- the infA gene encoding translation initiation factor IF-1 — MAKEDVIEMQGTVLDTLPNTMFRVELENGHVVVAHISGKMRKNYIRILTGDKVTVEMTPYDLSKGRIVFRAR; from the coding sequence ATGGCGAAAGAAGACGTAATCGAAATGCAAGGGACAGTCCTTGATACTTTACCAAATACAATGTTCCGAGTTGAGCTAGAAAATGGTCACGTAGTTGTGGCTCACATTTCAGGCAAAATGCGCAAAAACTATATCCGTATTTTAACCGGCGATAAAGTAACGGTAGAAATGACTCCTTACGATTTATCGAAAGGTCGTATCGTATTCCGTGCTCGCTAA
- the clpA gene encoding ATP-dependent Clp protease ATP-binding subunit ClpA has translation MLNKDLELTLNSAFREARTRRHEFMTVEHLLLALLDNPSAGEALSACAVNVAELKTELLEFINETTPVIPDLEEERETQPTLGFQRVLQRAVFHVQSSGKNEVTGVNVLVAIFSEQESQAVYLLKKHDISRLDIVNFISHGIAKGDDELGDDTDDIHEDVQEVQSEEASKLDSFTTNLNVQALEGHIDPLIGRDSEVERTVQVLCRRKKNNPLLVGEAGVGKTAIAEGLAYRIVNKQVPEVIADAVVYSLDMGALLAGTKYRGDFEKRFKSLLKELQAQPGSILFIDEIHTIIGAGAASGGVMDASNLLKPLLSSGQLRCMGSTTYNEYKNIFEKDRALVRRFQKIDVLEPSVADTTKILNGLKERYEAHHGIRYTQKALKAAAELSAKYINERHLPDKAIDVIDEAGASQRLLPSSKRKKTIGVADIENIVAKMARIPPQSVSSSDKETLKNLDRNLKMLVFGQDQSIDALTSAIRLSRSGLANEEKPVGSFLFAGPTGVGKTEVTKQLAKCMGVEFIRFDMSEYVERHAISRLIGAPPGYVGFEQGGLLTEAVIKNPHAVVLLDEIEKAHPDIYNILLQVMDHGTLTDNNGRKADFRNVVVVMTTNAGVQETTRASIGFSEQDHTHDAMGEINKVFSPEFRNRLDNIIWFNHLDKDVILLVVDKFIVELQAQLDKKSVNLELSAKAREWLADKGYDKAMGARPMARIIQEQLKKPLANEILFGELVEGGTVKVSVKDKKIRFDYESDLTPA, from the coding sequence ATGCTAAATAAAGATTTAGAACTTACTTTGAACAGCGCGTTTCGCGAAGCGCGTACACGTCGTCATGAGTTTATGACGGTAGAACACCTTTTACTTGCGCTTTTGGACAATCCATCTGCTGGGGAAGCGCTAAGTGCCTGTGCAGTAAATGTTGCAGAGTTAAAAACTGAATTACTTGAGTTTATTAACGAAACCACGCCGGTTATTCCAGATTTAGAAGAAGAGCGTGAAACTCAGCCAACACTTGGTTTTCAACGTGTATTGCAACGTGCTGTTTTTCATGTGCAATCATCAGGTAAAAACGAAGTGACAGGCGTAAATGTGCTGGTGGCTATTTTTTCTGAACAAGAAAGCCAAGCAGTATATTTACTTAAAAAACACGATATATCACGTCTCGATATCGTTAATTTTATTTCGCATGGCATTGCCAAAGGCGATGATGAATTAGGCGATGACACCGACGATATTCACGAAGACGTACAAGAAGTGCAAAGCGAAGAAGCGAGCAAGCTCGACAGCTTTACCACTAATTTAAACGTACAAGCGCTTGAAGGTCACATTGACCCATTAATAGGGCGCGATAGTGAAGTAGAGCGCACTGTACAGGTGTTGTGTCGTCGTAAAAAGAACAACCCATTATTAGTAGGCGAAGCAGGTGTTGGTAAAACAGCAATTGCAGAAGGCCTAGCGTATCGTATTGTAAATAAGCAAGTACCCGAAGTAATTGCCGATGCAGTTGTTTACTCGCTTGATATGGGCGCATTATTGGCAGGTACTAAGTACCGTGGCGATTTTGAAAAACGCTTTAAAAGCTTACTAAAAGAGTTGCAAGCACAACCGGGTTCTATTTTATTTATTGATGAAATTCATACCATTATTGGTGCCGGCGCGGCATCGGGTGGAGTTATGGATGCATCAAACTTACTTAAGCCACTGCTCTCTAGTGGGCAATTACGTTGTATGGGGTCGACAACTTATAACGAGTATAAAAATATTTTTGAGAAAGACCGCGCCTTGGTACGTCGCTTTCAAAAAATTGATGTGCTTGAGCCGAGTGTTGCCGATACCACTAAAATATTAAATGGTTTAAAAGAGCGTTACGAAGCGCACCATGGTATTCGTTATACGCAAAAAGCGTTAAAAGCAGCGGCAGAGCTAAGTGCAAAATATATTAATGAACGCCATTTGCCCGACAAAGCAATTGACGTAATCGACGAAGCCGGTGCAAGCCAACGTTTACTGCCTAGCTCTAAACGTAAAAAAACCATTGGTGTTGCCGATATAGAAAACATTGTGGCTAAAATGGCGCGTATTCCACCGCAAAGTGTGTCATCTAGCGACAAAGAAACGCTAAAAAACTTAGACCGCAATTTAAAAATGTTGGTGTTTGGGCAAGATCAATCTATTGATGCGCTTACATCGGCTATTCGCTTATCGCGCTCTGGTTTAGCCAACGAAGAAAAACCAGTAGGGTCGTTCTTATTTGCAGGCCCAACAGGGGTAGGCAAAACCGAGGTTACTAAACAGCTAGCTAAATGTATGGGTGTTGAGTTTATTCGCTTTGATATGTCGGAGTACGTAGAGCGCCATGCAATAAGTCGACTAATTGGTGCGCCACCAGGTTATGTTGGTTTTGAGCAAGGTGGTTTACTCACTGAAGCGGTAATTAAAAACCCGCATGCGGTAGTACTGTTAGATGAGATTGAAAAAGCGCATCCAGATATTTACAACATATTGTTGCAAGTAATGGATCACGGTACATTAACTGATAATAACGGTCGCAAAGCCGATTTTAGAAATGTAGTCGTGGTAATGACCACCAATGCGGGTGTGCAAGAAACAACGCGCGCATCAATTGGTTTTAGCGAGCAAGACCATACGCACGATGCAATGGGTGAAATTAATAAAGTATTTTCACCAGAATTTAGAAACCGTTTAGATAACATTATTTGGTTTAATCACCTTGATAAAGACGTTATTTTACTCGTGGTTGATAAGTTTATTGTGGAGCTTCAGGCGCAACTGGATAAAAAATCAGTTAATCTTGAGCTTAGTGCTAAAGCGCGTGAATGGTTGGCTGACAAAGGTTATGACAAAGCCATGGGTGCACGTCCTATGGCACGTATTATCCAAGAGCAGCTTAAAAAACCATTAGCCAACGAAATACTCTTTGGTGAACTTGTTGAAGGCGGTACGGTTAAAGTATCGGTTAAAGATAAAAAAATACGCTTTGATTACGAAAGCGATTTAACTCCAGCTTAG
- the clpS gene encoding ATP-dependent Clp protease adapter ClpS, whose protein sequence is MKDSGVIDIVRDKEKQKLQPPRKYKVVLNNDDYTPMDFVIEILMTFFNMDSDRATDVMLQIHQQGKGICGVFSSDVAHTKAEQVNRYSRDNEHPLLCSCEQE, encoded by the coding sequence ATGAAAGATTCAGGTGTTATAGACATCGTTCGCGACAAGGAAAAGCAAAAGCTGCAACCACCGCGAAAATATAAAGTTGTTTTAAATAACGACGATTACACGCCAATGGATTTTGTGATAGAGATCCTGATGACGTTTTTTAATATGGATAGCGATAGAGCAACCGACGTGATGCTGCAAATTCATCAACAAGGGAAGGGGATCTGTGGCGTATTTAGCTCAGATGTAGCCCATACAAAAGCTGAACAAGTTAACCGATATTCAAGGGATAACGAGCATCCACTGCTATGTAGTTGTGAGCAGGAATAA
- the cspD gene encoding cold shock domain-containing protein CspD, giving the protein MACGKVKWFNNAKGFGFIVEDGCENDIFAHYSTIVMDGYKTLKAGQDVTFELEQGPKGLHAKNIAPNGDIIE; this is encoded by the coding sequence ATGGCTTGTGGTAAAGTCAAATGGTTCAATAATGCCAAAGGTTTCGGTTTCATCGTAGAAGACGGCTGCGAGAATGATATTTTCGCTCATTACTCAACAATTGTAATGGACGGCTATAAAACACTTAAAGCTGGTCAAGATGTAACATTCGAATTAGAACAAGGCCCTAAAGGCTTACACGCTAAAAATATAGCGCCCAACGGTGATATTATTGAGTGA
- a CDS encoding NADP-dependent isocitrate dehydrogenase: MTSKIIYTKTDEAPALATYSLLPIIQAYTNAAGVEVETRDISLAGRVIASFPDYLTPEQRINDALAELGELAKTPEANIIKLPNISASVPQLRAVIKELQAKGYALPEYPVEPKNDEEKAIQAAYDKIKGSAVNPVLREGNSDRRAPGSVKEYARNNPHSMGAWSKDSESYVASMSEGDFFGSEQSVTVDTATDVRIEHVATNGDVTVLKQSTPLLAGEVIDASSISAAKLQAFLAAEIDAAKEKGVLFSLHMKATMMKVSDPIIFGHAVKVFYKDVFTKHGKLFEELGVDVNNGLGDVYSKIQTLDDAKREEIEADIQAVYANRPAIAMVDSDRGITNLHVPSDVIIDASMPAAIRSSGQMWNNDGKLQDTSFVIPDRCYSGIYQATIDFCKENGAFDPTTMGSVPNVGLMAQKAEEYGSHDKTFEAKADGSIRVVDANGTTLLEHSVEQGDIWRMCQVKDAPIQDWVKLAVNRARATGVPAIFWLDENRAHDAQLIKKVNKYLPDHDTAGLDIQILAPLEATLFSLARIKEGKDTISVTGNVLRDYLTDLFPILELGTSAKMLSIVPLMNGGGLFETGAGGSAPKHVQQFEKENHLRWDSLGEFLALAASLEHLSVTTGNNKAQVLADTLDKATGTFLAENKSPSRKVKEIDNRGSHFFLSLFWAQELAKQNDDSELKAQFTQIASDLETNKEQIVSELNNAQGPAVDLGGYFQPNDDAAFKAMRPSTTFNDILAKLV; this comes from the coding sequence ATGACATCAAAAATTATCTATACAAAAACGGACGAAGCTCCGGCACTCGCAACTTACTCGTTGCTACCTATCATCCAAGCATATACAAATGCGGCAGGTGTTGAAGTTGAAACTCGCGATATTTCATTAGCAGGTCGTGTAATTGCAAGCTTCCCTGATTATTTAACACCAGAACAACGTATTAACGATGCACTGGCTGAACTTGGCGAACTGGCTAAAACACCAGAAGCTAACATTATTAAATTACCAAACATCAGCGCCTCTGTACCACAGCTTCGCGCGGTAATTAAAGAGCTTCAAGCTAAAGGTTATGCACTTCCAGAATACCCTGTTGAGCCTAAAAACGATGAAGAAAAAGCAATTCAAGCTGCGTACGACAAAATTAAAGGCAGTGCAGTAAACCCAGTACTACGTGAAGGTAACTCAGATCGTCGTGCACCTGGTTCTGTAAAAGAATATGCACGTAACAACCCGCATTCAATGGGTGCGTGGAGCAAAGACTCTGAATCTTACGTTGCTAGCATGAGCGAAGGCGACTTTTTTGGTTCTGAGCAATCAGTAACAGTTGATACAGCAACTGATGTGCGTATTGAACATGTTGCAACTAACGGCGACGTTACTGTGCTTAAACAAAGCACACCGCTTTTAGCTGGCGAAGTTATTGATGCATCAAGCATTAGCGCTGCTAAGCTGCAAGCTTTCTTAGCTGCTGAAATTGATGCTGCTAAAGAAAAAGGTGTTTTATTCTCGCTTCACATGAAAGCGACAATGATGAAAGTATCTGATCCAATTATTTTTGGTCACGCTGTAAAAGTATTCTACAAAGATGTATTTACTAAGCACGGTAAACTTTTTGAAGAGCTAGGTGTTGATGTAAATAATGGTTTAGGCGATGTGTACTCTAAAATTCAAACATTAGATGACGCTAAGCGCGAAGAAATTGAAGCAGACATTCAAGCTGTTTACGCTAACCGCCCTGCTATTGCTATGGTTGACTCTGACCGTGGTATTACAAACTTACACGTACCAAGTGACGTGATCATCGATGCGTCTATGCCTGCTGCAATTCGTTCAAGCGGTCAAATGTGGAATAACGATGGTAAATTACAAGACACTAGCTTTGTAATTCCAGATCGTTGTTACTCAGGTATTTACCAAGCAACTATCGATTTTTGTAAAGAAAATGGTGCGTTTGATCCAACAACTATGGGTAGCGTTCCAAACGTTGGCCTTATGGCGCAAAAAGCTGAAGAATACGGTTCACACGACAAAACGTTTGAAGCTAAAGCAGACGGTTCTATCCGTGTTGTTGATGCAAACGGTACTACTTTACTTGAGCACAGCGTTGAGCAAGGCGATATTTGGCGCATGTGTCAGGTTAAAGACGCACCAATCCAAGATTGGGTTAAGCTTGCAGTAAACCGTGCACGCGCAACTGGCGTTCCTGCTATTTTCTGGTTAGACGAAAACCGTGCACACGATGCGCAGCTAATCAAAAAAGTAAATAAATACCTACCAGATCACGATACAGCTGGCCTAGATATTCAAATTTTAGCACCGCTTGAAGCAACTTTATTCTCTTTAGCGCGTATTAAAGAAGGTAAAGACACTATTTCTGTAACAGGTAACGTTTTACGTGATTACCTTACAGATTTATTCCCAATTTTAGAGTTGGGTACAAGTGCTAAAATGCTGTCAATTGTTCCACTTATGAACGGTGGTGGCTTATTTGAAACTGGCGCAGGTGGTTCTGCACCTAAGCACGTGCAACAATTCGAAAAAGAAAACCACTTACGTTGGGATTCTTTAGGTGAATTTTTAGCACTTGCTGCATCGCTTGAGCACCTAAGCGTAACTACGGGTAACAACAAGGCACAAGTACTTGCTGATACCCTAGATAAAGCAACTGGTACTTTCCTTGCAGAAAACAAGTCGCCTTCACGTAAAGTAAAAGAAATTGATAACCGTGGTTCTCATTTCTTCCTATCTTTATTTTGGGCACAAGAACTTGCTAAGCAAAATGACGACAGCGAACTTAAAGCGCAGTTTACGCAAATTGCTAGCGACCTTGAAACTAACAAAGAACAAATTGTTAGTGAGCTAAACAACGCGCAAGGCCCAGCGGTAGATTTAGGCGGTTACTTCCAGCCTAACGACGATGCTGCTTTTAAAGCAATGCGTCCAAGCACTACCTTTAACGATATTTTAGCTAAATTAGTATAA
- a CDS encoding amidohydrolase family protein: protein MKNLSRSFSLSLVAAGLLASGAVNAQSLAIINATLHTSTEQGVLEGASIVMTDGKISAINPSAVKADKIIDAKGQIVTPGFIASINQLGLVEVGAVAGSRDGGDEKAGIDFDASLAFNGHSGLIPYARKGGITRDVITPQGGESIFAGLASVVDLSGSFESVLQKQVALVVNLGERSKGSRAFTLQTLINKLDEHQTKAGKKAKKDDKKPTAEDKIMVKVLSGEMPLIVNVSRAADIVELIKVKQQFGINLVLNGAQDAVVVKERLAKADIPVIISAMDSLPGSFDSLNASLNNAGLLEKAGVKVLLTVGGDASHNVYQLRFDAGNAVSYGMSQQGALKAVTANVAEVFGINAGSLAVGKAADVVMWSNDPFELSSHVSKMFINGVEVSTQSRQDKLRDRYTTESSMPRAYTK, encoded by the coding sequence ATGAAAAATTTATCACGTTCGTTTTCGCTTTCTCTGGTTGCTGCAGGGTTATTAGCATCAGGCGCGGTTAATGCGCAGTCATTGGCAATTATTAACGCCACATTACACACCTCAACAGAGCAAGGTGTGTTAGAGGGCGCGAGCATTGTAATGACTGATGGCAAAATTTCTGCCATTAATCCAAGCGCTGTAAAAGCCGATAAAATTATTGATGCTAAGGGCCAAATAGTAACGCCTGGATTTATTGCCAGTATTAACCAGTTAGGTTTAGTTGAAGTGGGTGCGGTTGCAGGCTCACGCGATGGCGGCGATGAAAAAGCCGGTATTGATTTTGATGCAAGCTTAGCTTTTAACGGCCACTCGGGGTTAATTCCTTACGCACGTAAAGGCGGAATTACGCGCGATGTGATCACCCCACAGGGCGGTGAGAGTATTTTTGCAGGCCTTGCAAGTGTAGTTGATTTAAGTGGTAGCTTTGAAAGCGTGCTGCAAAAACAAGTGGCACTAGTGGTTAATTTAGGTGAACGTAGTAAAGGCTCGCGTGCGTTTACTTTGCAAACACTTATAAATAAGCTAGATGAACATCAAACTAAAGCCGGTAAAAAAGCTAAAAAAGATGACAAAAAGCCAACCGCCGAAGATAAAATAATGGTTAAAGTACTTAGCGGTGAAATGCCATTAATCGTTAATGTATCTCGCGCTGCCGATATAGTTGAGCTTATTAAAGTAAAACAGCAGTTTGGGATTAACTTAGTACTTAATGGTGCGCAAGATGCTGTCGTAGTTAAAGAGCGTTTAGCCAAAGCAGACATTCCAGTGATCATTAGTGCTATGGATAGTTTACCTGGTAGTTTTGACTCATTAAATGCGAGTTTAAATAATGCAGGTTTACTTGAAAAGGCCGGCGTAAAAGTACTGCTAACAGTGGGCGGCGATGCCAGTCATAACGTTTATCAACTACGTTTTGATGCGGGTAATGCTGTATCGTATGGTATGAGCCAGCAAGGCGCATTAAAAGCAGTTACAGCGAACGTGGCTGAGGTATTTGGCATTAATGCAGGTAGCTTAGCTGTAGGTAAAGCGGCCGATGTGGTTATGTGGAGCAATGATCCGTTTGAGCTTAGCAGCCACGTGAGCAAAATGTTTATTAATGGGGTTGAGGTATCTACACAATCTCGCCAAGATAAACTGCGTGACCGTTATACAACTGAGTCAAGTATGCCACGCGCATATACTAAGTAA